A single region of the Undibacterium piscinae genome encodes:
- a CDS encoding DUF3473 domain-containing protein → MTIDVEDYFQVSAFAPHISRDSWPSLPCRVEKNVDCILGLLSAAEVKATFFTLGWIAERYPEMVKRIVSEGHELASHGYSHLRASEQSFAEFSDDVGRSKNLLEQIGGQAVLGYRAPSFSIGSDNLWALDVLLNAGYQYSSSIYPIKHDHYGMPHAPRFSFYPNGRDGLLELPITTLRFMQRNFPAGGGGYFRLFPYQLSRWLLSRVNRQDQQAGIFYFHPWELDPEQPRQPDIGMKTRFRHYVNLNRTENRLKALMRDFQWDRMDRIFLKNK, encoded by the coding sequence ATGACGATCGACGTCGAGGATTATTTTCAGGTGTCGGCCTTCGCGCCGCATATTTCCAGGGATAGTTGGCCTTCATTGCCTTGCCGCGTGGAAAAAAACGTCGACTGCATACTGGGATTGCTCAGCGCGGCAGAAGTCAAAGCGACGTTTTTTACCCTAGGTTGGATCGCTGAACGTTATCCGGAAATGGTGAAGCGCATTGTCAGCGAGGGGCATGAGTTGGCCAGTCACGGCTACTCTCATTTGCGTGCCAGCGAACAGAGCTTTGCCGAGTTTAGCGACGATGTCGGCAGAAGTAAGAACTTACTCGAGCAAATCGGCGGTCAGGCGGTATTGGGTTATCGCGCCCCAAGTTTTTCTATCGGTAGCGATAATCTTTGGGCTTTGGACGTGCTGTTGAATGCCGGGTATCAATATAGCTCAAGCATCTACCCGATCAAGCATGACCATTACGGCATGCCGCATGCACCGCGATTCAGTTTTTATCCGAATGGAAGGGACGGTCTGTTGGAGTTACCGATTACCACCTTGCGTTTCATGCAGAGAAATTTTCCCGCTGGCGGCGGTGGTTATTTCCGCTTGTTTCCGTATCAGTTATCGCGCTGGTTACTCAGCCGCGTGAATCGTCAGGATCAGCAAGCCGGTATTTTTTACTTTCATCCGTGGGAGCTTGATCCAGAGCAACCGCGCCAGCCAGATATAGGGATGAAAACCCGTTTCCGTCATTACGTGAATCTGAACCGTACGGAAAATAGGCTCAAGGCATTAATGCGCGATTTTCAATGGGATCGCATGGATAGAATTTTTTTGAAGAATAAATGA
- the wecB gene encoding UDP-N-acetylglucosamine 2-epimerase (non-hydrolyzing), producing MEYPVNASHSIICIVGARPNFMKIAPIMAALNALKPALEVTLVHTGQHYDVAMNEQYFQALGIPAPDINLEVGSGTHATQTAEVMCRFEAALEGKNPTAILVVGDVNSTIACALVATKKGIPVIHVEAGLRSFDRGMPEEINRVLTDQISDMLFTTEPSGKDNLLREGVAAQRIHFVGNVMIDTLKNNLPRAISARKIASDAGREDFLPEDGKYAVLTMHRPSNVDDEVVLASLINTVVSISNQLPVIFPLHPRTKSMLHKFGLEKLLDTPNILLLPPMGYLEMLGLMQGATVVLTDSGGIQEETTALGVPCITLRENTERPITVEQGSNTIAGQNPQAIMAIFDDVMRTGGKAGRIPEYWDGRASNRIADLIAIEFGIPRAS from the coding sequence ATGGAATACCCTGTTAACGCTAGCCATAGCATCATTTGCATCGTCGGCGCGCGCCCGAATTTCATGAAAATTGCGCCTATCATGGCCGCCCTGAATGCGTTAAAGCCGGCACTGGAAGTGACTTTAGTGCATACCGGGCAGCATTATGACGTCGCCATGAATGAGCAGTATTTTCAGGCATTGGGCATACCCGCTCCCGATATCAATCTTGAGGTCGGCTCAGGTACCCATGCGACCCAGACCGCTGAGGTTATGTGTCGCTTTGAGGCCGCCCTGGAAGGGAAAAATCCTACGGCTATCCTGGTGGTGGGCGACGTTAATTCGACCATCGCCTGTGCTCTGGTAGCGACCAAAAAAGGCATACCGGTGATTCACGTGGAAGCGGGATTACGCAGCTTTGATCGTGGCATGCCGGAGGAAATCAACCGTGTCTTGACGGATCAGATTTCAGATATGTTGTTTACCACCGAGCCTAGCGGTAAGGATAATTTATTGCGTGAAGGTGTGGCAGCGCAGCGCATACATTTTGTCGGCAACGTCATGATAGATACGCTGAAAAACAATCTTCCCAGGGCGATCTCTGCCCGGAAAATTGCCAGCGATGCCGGTCGTGAGGATTTCTTGCCTGAAGATGGCAAATATGCGGTGCTGACCATGCACCGGCCATCGAATGTCGATGATGAAGTGGTGCTGGCCAGCTTAATCAACACGGTAGTGAGCATCAGCAATCAACTGCCGGTTATTTTTCCATTGCATCCGCGTACCAAATCGATGTTGCACAAATTCGGACTGGAGAAATTGCTCGATACACCGAATATTTTGCTGTTGCCGCCTATGGGGTATCTGGAGATGCTGGGACTGATGCAGGGTGCCACAGTGGTCTTGACCGATTCCGGCGGAATACAGGAAGAGACTACGGCGCTTGGTGTCCCATGCATTACCTTAAGAGAGAATACCGAGAGACCGATTACGGTCGAGCAAGGCAGCAATACGATTGCCGGTCAGAATCCGCAAGCGATTATGGCGATTTTTGATGATGTGATGCGCACCGGCGGCAAGGCTGGGCGCATCCCTGAGTATTGGGACGGTCGTGCATCTAACCGTATTGCCGATTTGATTGCGATCGAGTTTGGCATTCCCAGGGCATCGTAA
- a CDS encoding TIGR03016 family PEP-CTERM system-associated outer membrane protein, with protein MVAITVNSLSAFCDTKTCNKFVGVSVAAISSLLALHANAAEWKFTPIVNLTESYSDNIKLAPKETAQSAFVSQVSPGLTVAATGQRLKLQASYVIDNSFYSGSDYESKTNHRLNANATAALIEELFFLDGSANISQQNLSPFGTVTDNNINISNNRVQVKTYKVSPYFRHKINNDVTGELRYSRDSVSSDSTLSRDSEGDNLRFSINSGSAFKTLSWGLLYNHQDVHYERQSPLKTNMSTVSLAYALSAMFKLTGTGGYEDNNYRYQGAQAAGYFGTLGFVWTPTERTNITFNSGQRFYGKTHALSINQRARMSIWSLGYSEDVTTTRAQFLVPATISTSNFLNQLWKTSIPDPALRQQTVDSFIRDSALPSSLSQPINTFSNQVFLQKSLQASVALTGIKNTAVLSIFNSSREALSSLDGNGATLPGPAGDVRQSGVNALWNIQLSPRTNLSASAAYTKSNQINSGVKKTILQR; from the coding sequence ATGGTCGCTATTACGGTTAATAGTTTAAGCGCATTTTGTGATACCAAGACCTGCAATAAATTTGTCGGTGTCTCGGTGGCCGCAATTTCTTCCTTATTGGCGCTCCATGCCAATGCGGCCGAATGGAAATTCACCCCCATTGTAAATCTGACCGAAAGCTATTCGGATAATATCAAACTGGCACCGAAAGAGACCGCGCAAAGCGCATTTGTTTCTCAGGTGTCACCGGGTTTAACAGTCGCCGCGACAGGGCAAAGGCTCAAGTTGCAAGCTAGCTACGTGATAGATAATTCTTTTTACTCGGGATCTGATTACGAATCAAAGACTAATCATCGTTTGAATGCCAATGCGACTGCGGCCTTGATTGAGGAACTTTTTTTTTTAGACGGTAGTGCTAATATTTCGCAGCAAAATCTGAGCCCTTTTGGGACAGTGACAGATAATAATATCAATATCTCAAATAATCGCGTCCAAGTAAAAACGTATAAGGTATCACCATATTTCCGGCATAAAATTAACAATGATGTTACCGGCGAGTTGCGCTATTCACGTGATTCAGTGTCGAGTGATTCAACGCTTTCCCGGGATAGTGAAGGTGATAATCTACGTTTTTCCATTAACAGCGGATCTGCCTTCAAGACGCTGAGCTGGGGGCTGCTTTACAATCATCAAGACGTCCATTACGAGCGCCAGTCTCCCTTAAAAACCAATATGAGCACCGTAAGCCTTGCTTATGCCTTGTCTGCTATGTTTAAGCTGACTGGTACCGGCGGCTATGAAGATAATAATTATCGCTATCAAGGTGCGCAAGCTGCCGGCTATTTTGGTACTCTTGGCTTTGTCTGGACGCCGACCGAGAGAACGAATATTACTTTTAACAGCGGCCAGCGTTTTTACGGGAAAACGCATGCGTTAAGCATCAATCAGCGTGCGCGCATGAGCATCTGGAGTCTGGGCTATAGCGAGGATGTTACGACCACGCGTGCGCAGTTCCTGGTACCTGCCACTATCAGCACTTCGAATTTCCTCAATCAGCTATGGAAAACCAGCATACCTGATCCGGCTTTGCGACAGCAGACGGTTGATAGTTTTATCCGCGACTCAGCCTTGCCGTCATCGCTTTCTCAGCCGATCAATACGTTTAGCAATCAGGTTTTTTTACAAAAATCTCTACAGGCCTCGGTGGCATTGACTGGCATAAAAAACACAGCAGTGTTGAGTATTTTTAACTCATCGCGTGAAGCGCTTTCAAGTCTGGATGGTAATGGAGCCACACTTCCGGGGCCGGCTGGAGATGTGAGGCAATCCGGTGTAAACGCTCTTTGGAATATCCAATTATCGCCACGTACCAATCTTAGCGCCAGTGCAGCTTATACCAAGTCGAATCAAATCAATAGCGGTGTGAAAAAGACAATACTACAGCGCTAA
- a CDS encoding tyrosine-protein kinase family protein, whose translation MTLPADGHVSEARIDGVPLPIIEAAMEASISSKNETKTVVQIEKKVAPEESGRPNSRRVEIDIAQLHKLGMVTPDGARTTIAEEFRLIKRPLIEKAFGQKGKPIHHGNLIMVASSLPGEGKTFCAVNLAISMAMELDHTVLLVDADVARPSVPRYLQLRPDSETSEIGLMDVLLDENLDLADAMLKTNIDKLSLLRAGTSHHRATELLASQSMISLLSEIADRYPDRLIIFDSPPLLLTSEARVLASQMGQIVLVVEAESTTQHAVKEVLNQLKSCQNVNLVYNKANALSNGDYYGRYYG comes from the coding sequence ATGACGCTTCCTGCGGACGGCCATGTAAGCGAAGCCAGAATCGATGGGGTGCCTTTGCCTATTATCGAGGCTGCGATGGAGGCTTCGATTTCGTCAAAAAACGAAACTAAGACGGTTGTTCAGATCGAAAAAAAGGTCGCGCCTGAAGAGTCGGGGCGTCCGAATTCAAGACGGGTTGAAATTGATATCGCCCAACTGCATAAGTTGGGAATGGTGACGCCGGATGGCGCGCGTACGACGATTGCAGAAGAGTTCCGTCTGATTAAGCGCCCTTTGATAGAAAAAGCATTTGGTCAAAAGGGTAAGCCGATTCATCACGGTAACCTGATTATGGTAGCCAGTTCTTTGCCCGGTGAAGGGAAAACTTTTTGCGCCGTCAATCTTGCGATCAGCATGGCAATGGAGCTTGATCATACTGTGTTGCTGGTTGATGCGGACGTGGCCCGTCCATCGGTGCCACGCTATTTGCAATTGCGCCCGGATAGCGAAACCTCAGAAATTGGGTTGATGGATGTTTTGCTCGATGAAAATCTGGATCTCGCCGATGCGATGCTGAAAACCAATATTGATAAACTTAGTCTGCTACGCGCTGGCACCAGTCATCATCGCGCTACTGAATTATTGGCTAGCCAGAGTATGATCTCCTTGCTGAGCGAGATCGCCGATCGCTACCCTGACCGCTTGATTATTTTTGATTCACCACCGCTGCTATTGACTAGTGAAGCCAGAGTACTTGCCAGCCAGATGGGGCAGATCGTATTAGTGGTTGAGGCCGAATCGACTACGCAACATGCTGTAAAGGAAGTATTGAATCAGTTGAAATCGTGTCAAAATGTAAATCTTGTTTACAATAAAGCGAATGCGCTCTCAAACGGAGATTACTATGGTCGCTATTACGGTTAA
- a CDS encoding chain length-determining protein, whose amino-acid sequence MEELLAQLQSLLRGGWKYRWYAVTIAWLVSIVGFIVVYKLPDNYQASARVFVDTQSILKPLLSGMTSVPNVEQQVSIMSRTLLSRPNVERVMRMVDLDIRANSGKDRERMIDELIAKIKIGGTAQNDIYTLAYSEENPKLAKDVVQALLTIFVEGSFGDKKQDSNKAVVFIDGQIKIYEEKLIAAENALKDFKLKNMSLLPRPGSDSGSKLADMSDSLSQARLELSESIQARDAIRREIANAEGALKSGNPASAPNPEVDDRIQTLNKNLDSLRLQYTEQHPDIVSTKRLIAQLETRKLDEARVRKPVSDAGSANPLLQQLRISLSAAEARVASMNARADEYSRRSARLQALSTAAPQIETQLSQLNRDYQINKENYEKLVASRESAKLSGDLNTTTEMMTFRVIDPPSVPLTPAGPPRLRLFSMVFAAALAIGLAGAVFMSKIRPTFLSHIDLLEATGLPILGTISMKWTDVERARQRKSMFAFGLSSFVLLTFYVAMMSFIYFKS is encoded by the coding sequence ATGGAGGAGCTACTTGCACAGTTGCAGTCGCTATTAAGGGGCGGATGGAAATATCGTTGGTATGCGGTGACAATCGCCTGGCTAGTATCGATTGTGGGATTTATTGTCGTCTATAAATTGCCAGATAATTATCAGGCGTCTGCCAGGGTTTTTGTCGATACACAAAGTATTCTTAAGCCGCTGTTGTCGGGTATGACCAGTGTTCCCAACGTAGAGCAACAGGTCTCCATCATGAGCCGGACTTTACTCAGCCGTCCCAATGTTGAGCGGGTGATGCGCATGGTAGATCTCGACATTCGCGCCAATTCCGGCAAGGACCGTGAGCGCATGATCGATGAGTTGATCGCAAAAATTAAGATAGGCGGTACGGCGCAAAACGATATCTATACGCTGGCCTATAGTGAAGAGAATCCCAAGCTGGCAAAAGATGTGGTGCAGGCTTTGCTGACAATTTTTGTCGAAGGTAGCTTTGGTGATAAGAAGCAGGATTCCAACAAGGCAGTAGTATTCATTGATGGACAAATAAAAATTTACGAAGAGAAGTTGATCGCGGCAGAAAATGCGCTGAAAGACTTCAAATTGAAGAACATGTCCTTGTTACCGCGCCCGGGTAGCGATTCCGGTAGCAAGTTGGCTGATATGAGTGACAGCTTAAGTCAGGCTCGGCTGGAGTTGTCAGAGTCGATCCAGGCCAGGGATGCCATCCGGAGAGAAATTGCGAATGCTGAAGGTGCTCTAAAATCCGGAAACCCAGCTTCCGCGCCGAATCCTGAAGTGGATGATCGTATCCAGACATTAAATAAAAATCTCGATTCTTTACGTCTGCAATATACGGAGCAACATCCTGATATCGTTTCTACCAAGCGCTTGATTGCTCAGCTGGAAACACGCAAGCTTGACGAGGCTAGAGTGAGAAAGCCAGTTTCTGATGCTGGCAGCGCTAACCCCTTGCTTCAGCAATTGCGTATTTCCTTATCGGCGGCAGAGGCGAGGGTCGCCTCCATGAATGCACGCGCGGATGAATATTCCAGACGCAGTGCGCGCCTCCAAGCCTTGAGTACCGCCGCGCCACAAATCGAGACGCAATTGTCGCAGTTAAATCGCGACTATCAGATCAATAAGGAAAATTACGAAAAACTGGTGGCCAGCAGAGAGTCGGCAAAATTATCCGGGGATTTAAATACCACAACGGAGATGATGACTTTCCGCGTGATTGACCCGCCATCGGTTCCGCTTACTCCGGCTGGTCCGCCTAGGTTGCGTCTGTTTTCTATGGTGTTTGCAGCCGCACTGGCAATCGGTTTGGCCGGAGCTGTGTTCATGAGCAAAATACGTCCGACTTTCCTTAGTCATATCGATCTTTTGGAGGCGACCGGCTTGCCGATCTTGGGCACTATTTCCATGAAGTGGACCGATGTCGAAAGGGCGCGGCAGCGAAAGAGCATGTTTGCATTCGGGCTCTCGTCTTTTGTTCTGTTGACGTTTTATGTGGCTATGATGAGCTTCATCTATTTTAAGTCGTAG
- a CDS encoding sugar ABC transporter substrate-binding protein, translating into MNTLSNQTSKWLAAFAAMLVTIVISGCATSNNMPAPVTAPLAAHDYLIGPGDSVNIVVWRNPEVSSLITVRPDGKITTPLVEDVVAIGKTSTELARDIEKALEKFIQQPVVTVIVTGFIGPYQEQIRVIGQAARPQALPYREGMSLMDVLISVGGITEFASGNKANIIRTVDGKQQKLSVRLNDLIKDGDISANVQVRPGDILVIPQSFF; encoded by the coding sequence ATGAACACGCTATCTAACCAAACTTCGAAATGGCTGGCAGCCTTTGCTGCAATGCTTGTTACTATCGTGATTAGCGGATGTGCGACCAGCAACAATATGCCTGCTCCGGTTACCGCACCTCTGGCGGCACACGATTATTTAATCGGACCTGGTGATAGCGTCAACATCGTAGTATGGCGTAATCCCGAAGTATCCTCATTGATCACCGTACGGCCTGACGGAAAAATCACGACACCTCTGGTGGAAGACGTAGTCGCGATAGGTAAAACATCAACTGAACTGGCGCGTGACATCGAAAAAGCACTGGAAAAATTTATCCAGCAACCGGTAGTGACCGTCATCGTCACCGGCTTCATCGGCCCCTACCAGGAACAGATACGTGTCATAGGGCAAGCCGCCAGACCGCAGGCCTTGCCGTATCGTGAAGGTATGTCGTTGATGGATGTCCTGATCTCGGTTGGCGGCATCACCGAATTTGCCTCGGGCAATAAGGCCAATATCATACGAACCGTAGATGGAAAACAACAGAAACTGAGCGTACGCCTGAACGATTTGATCAAGGACGGCGATATCTCGGCAAATGTACAGGTAAGGCCGGGCGATATTCTGGTGATACCGCAAAGCTTCTTCTAA
- a CDS encoding alkaline phosphatase produces MDRRHFIRSAMYFTVASATVGLSACGGSTSEPQAPKGTYTFPLGVASGDPKETSVVFWTRCIGPVAQTAISLRLEVSTSASFETTVASVTLSATSQYDFTVRAKVTNLKADTRYFYRFVSGEDISVAGQTKTAPLAASTPAQLKFAWMTCQDWSVNHWSAMDLLAAEELDFIVHLGDYIYETVGASFQTAQAEAAHTQIKLPNGLAVPNGGIYANSVEDYRTLYRTYRGDARLQELHRKFPMIAIWDDHEFSDDCWKDHQTYSNENKQETSRRRNATQAWIEYMPIDFGDVSFDLGNSSYENIRIYRDFRFGTLMHLVMTDQRLYRDDHAVDEAAIAQALGHNPLTGNDTVGSRYFVPKAVLEQFEGLDSFVLKRAPSILGPTQTQWWKDTLKGSSSTWKVWGNEVTLNRMWVDLRAVAPAPYNQVYIVNADAWDGYPTHRAELMGYLKSENIKNVVAITGDLHAFQCGTIRDNPDPAIGTPVAVDFVTAGISSSSFYNYLHAGAAGTALEPLVATPATFDAVIRGHNPDFAYADHDAQGYAVATVTAASFTVQFNKVKPLNADGSKPASPLLKRTRISLPLGSTSPQVTDNV; encoded by the coding sequence ATGGATAGGCGACATTTTATACGCAGCGCAATGTATTTTACGGTGGCCAGTGCAACGGTGGGACTAAGCGCCTGCGGTGGCAGCACAAGTGAACCGCAAGCACCGAAAGGCACCTATACTTTTCCTCTGGGTGTTGCCAGCGGTGACCCAAAAGAGACCAGCGTGGTGTTCTGGACCCGTTGCATAGGGCCGGTCGCCCAGACTGCCATCTCCTTGCGGCTGGAGGTTTCCACCTCCGCCAGTTTTGAGACTACGGTCGCCAGCGTCACACTCTCGGCTACCAGCCAATACGATTTCACGGTACGCGCCAAAGTCACTAACCTGAAGGCAGATACCCGTTATTTCTATCGCTTTGTCAGCGGCGAGGATATCAGTGTGGCCGGTCAGACCAAGACCGCTCCGCTTGCCGCCAGCACTCCCGCACAATTGAAATTCGCCTGGATGACTTGCCAGGACTGGAGCGTCAACCACTGGTCGGCGATGGATTTGCTGGCCGCTGAAGAGCTGGACTTCATCGTCCATCTGGGCGATTACATCTATGAGACCGTGGGTGCCTCGTTCCAGACTGCGCAAGCCGAAGCGGCGCATACCCAGATTAAGTTACCGAACGGCCTGGCTGTGCCTAACGGCGGTATCTACGCCAATAGCGTAGAGGATTATCGTACCCTGTACCGCACCTATCGCGGTGATGCGCGTTTGCAGGAGTTGCACCGCAAATTCCCTATGATCGCAATCTGGGATGATCATGAATTCTCCGATGATTGCTGGAAGGATCATCAGACTTATAGCAACGAGAATAAGCAGGAAACTTCGCGCCGTCGCAATGCCACGCAGGCATGGATAGAATATATGCCTATCGATTTCGGCGACGTCTCGTTCGACCTTGGCAACAGCAGTTACGAAAATATCCGCATCTATCGCGACTTCCGCTTCGGCACCCTGATGCATTTGGTGATGACCGATCAGCGCCTGTACCGCGATGACCATGCGGTGGATGAAGCGGCTATCGCGCAAGCGCTGGGACATAATCCGCTGACCGGTAACGACACGGTAGGCTCGCGTTATTTCGTGCCGAAAGCGGTGCTGGAACAGTTTGAAGGACTCGACAGCTTTGTCCTCAAGCGCGCTCCTAGCATACTCGGCCCGACTCAGACCCAATGGTGGAAAGATACGCTCAAGGGCAGTAGCTCGACCTGGAAAGTGTGGGGCAATGAGGTGACGCTCAACCGCATGTGGGTGGATCTGCGCGCGGTTGCGCCGGCACCGTACAACCAGGTATATATCGTCAATGCCGATGCCTGGGATGGCTATCCTACGCACCGCGCCGAACTGATGGGTTACCTGAAGTCGGAAAACATCAAGAACGTGGTGGCGATCACCGGTGACTTGCATGCGTTCCAGTGCGGCACCATCAGGGATAATCCGGATCCGGCCATCGGTACGCCAGTGGCGGTAGATTTTGTTACCGCCGGTATCAGCAGCAGCTCGTTCTACAATTACCTGCATGCCGGTGCCGCTGGCACGGCACTGGAGCCCTTGGTGGCGACGCCGGCAACTTTTGACGCGGTGATTCGCGGCCATAATCCGGATTTTGCCTATGCCGATCATGATGCCCAGGGCTATGCGGTCGCTACCGTCACTGCCGCCAGTTTTACGGTGCAGTTCAACAAGGTCAAGCCGCTTAATGCCGACGGTAGTAAGCCAGCCTCGCCTTTGCTTAAGCGTACCCGCATCAGCCTGCCGCTGGGATCAACCTCGCCGCAGGTGACCGATAACGTCTAG